A region of Candidatus Paceibacterota bacterium DNA encodes the following proteins:
- the rpmC gene encoding 50S ribosomal protein L29 → MKKDIKTKDAKDLQKLLVEKQDALRAFRLGLSGGKVKNVKEGAEIKKDIARIMTEVSSRRISTIAK, encoded by the coding sequence ATGAAGAAAGATATAAAAACAAAAGACGCAAAAGATTTACAGAAACTTCTTGTTGAAAAGCAGGATGCTTTGCGCGCTTTTCGTCTTGGTCTTTCTGGTGGTAAGGTTAAGAATGTTAAAGAGGGTGCCGAGATAAAGAAAGACATTGCTCGCATTATGACTGAAGTTTCAAGTCGCCGAATTTCGACCATCGCCAAATAA
- the rplE gene encoding 50S ribosomal protein L5: MKTQTTKEKEGEVYTKLKGEFGYKNKMASPKLTKVVISVGVGNLLKKDRTKGDFVNGRLGKITGQKSVARGAKKAIATFKSRQGDIIGYMVTLRGKRMFSFLEKLLNVALPRTKDFRGINRTAVDEMGNLTIGIKEHTIFPETADEELKDVFGMAITLVSTAKSKKEGMAFYEVLGVPFKRK, encoded by the coding sequence ATGAAAACACAAACAACCAAAGAAAAAGAAGGAGAAGTTTACACCAAGCTAAAAGGAGAGTTTGGTTATAAAAACAAAATGGCTTCGCCAAAACTTACGAAGGTTGTTATTTCTGTTGGTGTAGGTAATCTTTTGAAAAAAGATAGAACCAAGGGTGATTTCGTAAACGGTAGACTCGGAAAGATTACAGGTCAAAAGTCTGTTGCACGTGGGGCCAAGAAAGCTATTGCCACCTTCAAATCTCGACAAGGGGATATTATCGGCTACATGGTTACTCTTCGTGGAAAGAGAATGTTTTCTTTCTTGGAGAAACTTCTTAACGTTGCCCTTCCTCGCACTAAGGACTTCCGTGGTATTAATCGCACTGCGGTTGATGAAATGGGAAATCTTACAATCGGCATAAAAGAGCACACAATTTTCCCAGAAACAGCGGACGAAGAACTCAAAGACGTTTTTGGAATGGCTATTACTTTGGTTAGTACCGCAAAAAGCAAAAAAGAAGGAATGGCTTTTTACGAAGTTCTAGGCGTCCCATTCAAGAGAAAATAG
- the rplN gene encoding 50S ribosomal protein L14 — translation MIQDGTVVKVTDNSGAKIGKVFKVLGGSKRRYAQIGDLVVLSIKIAEPRKTTKKKDVVKGVVVRQRKPFKRKDGSYISFDDTAVVLVDDKGEPKAGRVFGPIPREIGERGYQKIVSLAPEVI, via the coding sequence ATGATACAAGATGGAACAGTTGTAAAAGTGACAGATAACTCCGGCGCCAAAATCGGAAAGGTGTTTAAGGTTTTGGGTGGATCAAAAAGACGATATGCACAAATCGGTGACCTTGTTGTGCTTTCTATAAAAATCGCGGAACCACGTAAGACAACAAAAAAGAAAGATGTGGTTAAGGGTGTTGTTGTTCGCCAGAGAAAGCCATTTAAGCGTAAAGACGGTTCGTACATCTCTTTTGACGATACAGCTGTGGTTTTAGTCGACGATAAGGGTGAACCAAAGGCAGGACGTGTTTTCGGACCTATTCCACGCGAGATTGGCGAACGTGGTTACCAGAAAATAGTTTCTTTGGCGCCTGAGGTTATATAG
- a CDS encoding PKD domain-containing protein, translating to METVVYKNKIISVALFLGTLFIMQFLFPAQTANVARAGVGDALSGYAWSENIGWISFNCTNENTCATSNYGVNVLDGNFSGYAWSENIGWISFNSADVSGCPSSPCSPVINLSTGLVSGWAKALSASGGWDGWIKLSGTATNGSPYGVSFSGTSASGYSWGSDVIGWISWSGSGYGVTSLVDPLNEAPTTTITSPAISITIPENQSQQFIGTATDPNDGDTILAYEWRIGNCSTGAPVIGNAINFDYAFADDGVYTVYFRAQDNKGAWSTDCPSRIITVTVREPINGVCGSANGVPTQKKPTSNLCNTVGLPGPTVLPTNINILPEGGTPSSWTWTCAGEYNGANASCSSVNGSTGTSCGDGKCQPSKGESPATCRADCRVKFIEF from the coding sequence ATGGAAACTGTTGTTTATAAAAATAAAATAATAAGCGTTGCCTTGTTTTTAGGGACTCTTTTTATTATGCAGTTTTTGTTTCCAGCACAAACCGCAAATGTGGCGAGAGCAGGTGTTGGAGACGCGCTTTCGGGGTACGCATGGAGCGAAAACATCGGCTGGATTTCTTTTAATTGTACCAACGAAAATACGTGTGCAACGTCTAATTATGGAGTTAATGTTTTAGATGGTAATTTTTCGGGGTACGCATGGAGCGAAAACATCGGCTGGATTTCTTTTAATAGTGCTGATGTTTCAGGGTGTCCTTCCTCTCCATGTTCCCCAGTAATTAATCTTTCCACTGGTTTGGTTTCAGGATGGGCGAAGGCTCTCTCGGCGAGTGGTGGTTGGGACGGCTGGATAAAATTATCTGGAACAGCTACAAACGGTAGTCCTTATGGGGTATCTTTTTCCGGTACCTCAGCGTCTGGTTATTCGTGGGGGTCTGATGTTATTGGCTGGATTTCATGGAGTGGTAGTGGTTACGGCGTAACTAGTTTAGTTGATCCATTAAACGAAGCGCCAACTACGACAATCACAAGTCCAGCGATTTCGATTACAATACCCGAAAATCAATCACAGCAATTTATTGGCACAGCCACTGATCCTAATGACGGGGATACTATTTTGGCGTACGAATGGAGAATTGGTAATTGTAGTACTGGAGCCCCGGTTATCGGTAATGCTATTAATTTTGATTATGCTTTTGCTGATGACGGTGTATACACTGTTTATTTTAGGGCACAAGATAATAAAGGGGCGTGGTCAACTGATTGTCCTTCAAGAATAATAACCGTTACTGTACGTGAACCAATAAACGGAGTTTGTGGTTCGGCAAATGGAGTGCCAACCCAAAAAAAACCAACATCTAATCTTTGTAATACGGTCGGGTTGCCAGGACCCACAGTGCTACCAACAAATATTAATATTTTGCCAGAAGGCGGTACACCATCTTCATGGACATGGACTTGTGCTGGTGAATATAACGGTGCGAACGCCTCCTGTAGTTCAGTAAATGGTTCAACGGGAACTTCTTGTGGTGATGGAAAATGTCAGCCATCTAAAGGAGAAAGCCCAGCAACTTGTCGTGCTGATTGCAGAGTCAAGTTTATTGAGTTTTAA
- the map gene encoding type I methionyl aminopeptidase, translating into MATIITTEEEKDIVREGGKRLGLILQVLASSAKAGVTTKELDQIAYKLITKEGDKPAFLNYTPDGSDRPYPATLCISVNSEVVHGIPGSRVLRDGDIVGLDLGLSHKGLYVDSAVTVAVGEIDDVSKRLIETTREALVRGMNVVKAGARIGDIGEVIERYVKTEGFAIVKILGGHALGVHPHEEPYIPNYGKRGTGPLLKEGMLIALEPIVNEGSPKVTLDEKDGYTFHTEDGKRSAHFEHTLLITKDGVEIVTLVD; encoded by the coding sequence ATGGCAACGATAATAACAACCGAAGAAGAGAAAGACATTGTTCGCGAAGGAGGGAAACGCCTCGGGCTAATTCTTCAGGTATTGGCTTCTTCTGCAAAAGCCGGAGTTACGACAAAAGAACTGGATCAAATTGCTTACAAACTAATTACAAAAGAAGGGGATAAGCCAGCTTTTTTGAACTACACACCAGATGGTTCTGATAGACCATATCCCGCAACACTATGCATCTCGGTTAATAGTGAGGTTGTTCACGGGATTCCTGGAAGCCGTGTTTTAAGAGATGGAGATATCGTTGGGCTTGATTTAGGTCTCTCTCACAAAGGACTTTATGTCGATAGTGCGGTAACTGTCGCTGTTGGGGAGATTGATGATGTGTCAAAAAGACTTATTGAGACGACAAGAGAAGCCCTCGTACGAGGGATGAATGTTGTGAAGGCGGGAGCAAGAATTGGCGATATTGGTGAAGTTATCGAAAGATACGTAAAAACTGAAGGTTTCGCCATTGTTAAAATTTTGGGTGGACACGCGCTTGGTGTGCATCCACATGAAGAACCTTACATTCCAAACTATGGCAAACGTGGGACTGGGCCACTGCTTAAAGAGGGAATGCTTATTGCGCTTGAGCCGATTGTAAATGAGGGCTCACCAAAGGTAACTTTAGACGAAAAAGACGGATACACTTTTCATACCGAAGACGGTAAGCGGTCGGCACATTTTGAACACACTTTGCTTATAACAAAAGACGGCGTAGAAATTGTGACTCTTGTGGATTAG
- the rpsH gene encoding 30S ribosomal protein S8 yields the protein MTTDPIADMLIRIKNGSRAKKETVLIPYSQLRFSIAEILLREGYLSSVTKRLRKTSRLLEVGLMYEGNGAPRVTDVERVSKSSKRVYIGVREVRRVKYGHGVMVLSTPKGLLTGDEARKEHVGGEVMFKIW from the coding sequence ATGACCACTGACCCTATTGCAGACATGTTAATTCGCATAAAGAATGGTAGCCGAGCCAAAAAGGAAACGGTTCTTATTCCTTATTCACAATTGCGATTCTCCATTGCAGAGATTCTTCTTCGCGAGGGTTACCTTTCTTCCGTTACAAAGCGTTTACGTAAAACATCTCGCTTATTAGAAGTTGGTTTGATGTACGAAGGAAATGGTGCACCTCGCGTAACAGACGTGGAGCGCGTATCGAAATCTTCAAAGCGTGTATATATCGGAGTGCGTGAGGTGCGTAGAGTTAAATACGGTCACGGTGTTATGGTTCTTTCAACCCCCAAGGGCCTTTTGACAGGAGACGAAGCGCGTAAGGAGCACGTTGGGGGAGAAGTAATGTTTAAAATCTGGTAA
- the rpsC gene encoding 30S ribosomal protein S3: MTHVVHPYAHRIGILRDWKSRWFATLGGKYSKLLRGDVLIREYLEKKLRGFYIDSIDIERSPKTLRLNIRTSRPGMVIGRSGEGSTRLRNDIVAFMRKNKLETPGELKIDIEEVSSPESSAAIVSYMVAEALEKRLPFRRVLKQTVEKVMANRDVKGVKVALSGRLGGADMARREHLKRGGIPLQTMRADIDFYREKAHLPYGDIGIKVWIYKGEVFAKDQEKK; this comes from the coding sequence ATGACCCACGTAGTCCATCCATACGCACATAGAATAGGAATTTTAAGAGACTGGAAGTCTCGCTGGTTCGCAACGCTTGGTGGAAAATACAGCAAACTATTGCGTGGTGATGTTTTAATCCGTGAATACCTAGAAAAGAAACTTCGAGGTTTTTATATTGACTCTATCGATATTGAAAGAAGTCCAAAAACCTTACGTTTAAATATCAGGACTTCAAGACCGGGTATGGTCATTGGTAGAAGTGGTGAAGGTTCGACTCGTTTACGTAACGACATTGTTGCTTTCATGAGAAAGAACAAACTTGAAACACCAGGTGAGTTGAAGATTGATATCGAAGAAGTTTCATCTCCTGAATCAAGCGCCGCAATCGTTTCATATATGGTTGCTGAGGCCCTAGAGAAGCGTTTGCCATTCCGTCGTGTTCTAAAACAGACAGTTGAAAAAGTTATGGCCAACCGAGACGTCAAAGGTGTTAAGGTTGCTCTATCTGGTCGTTTGGGTGGTGCTGATATGGCAAGACGTGAACACTTAAAGCGTGGAGGAATTCCTCTTCAGACAATGCGTGCTGATATTGATTTTTATCGTGAAAAAGCACACCTCCCATACGGCGATATTGGTATCAAGGTTTGGATTTACAAGGGAGAGGTTTTTGCAAAAGACCAAGAGAAAAAATAA
- the rplX gene encoding 50S ribosomal protein L24 codes for MKIKKGDNIIIIAGKDRGKKGKVVKSMPKDSKVVVEGLNMVKRHKKARKAGTKGQTVSVAMPINVSNVMVVDPKDGTQTRVGKKLSGGRFVRVTKKSGSEI; via the coding sequence ATGAAAATCAAAAAAGGAGACAATATAATAATCATTGCCGGCAAAGACCGCGGTAAAAAAGGAAAGGTTGTTAAATCTATGCCTAAGGACAGCAAAGTTGTTGTCGAGGGTTTGAATATGGTTAAACGACACAAGAAAGCTCGCAAGGCCGGAACAAAAGGGCAGACAGTTTCTGTAGCTATGCCAATCAACGTATCAAATGTTATGGTTGTTGATCCAAAAGACGGCACCCAAACACGCGTTGGCAAGAAACTTTCCGGTGGAAGATTTGTCCGTGTGACCAAGAAAAGCGGAAGCGAAATATAA
- the secY gene encoding preprotein translocase subunit SecY, translating into MDAFINKLKIIIGDRALLKRILFVVFMLFVFRVLAAIPIPGVDPLRLAQFFDQSQFLGLLNIFSGGGLATLSIVMLGVGPYITASIIMQLLTIMVPSLKQMYHEEGDLGRRKFTQYSRLITLPLALIQGFSLLVLLERQGIVEHLTIFSQMTNLIVITAGTVLLMWLGELISQYGIGNGVSLIIFAGIVSSIPSSISQILFTFDVSQIPLYLAFLFAGLLIVAGVVFVTEAERPLPVTYAKRVRGAKMFGGVSTYLPLRINQAGVIPIIFALSILLFPQMIGAFLATFSNGIVQKISSILLSFSQNSWLYGIFYFVFVFLFTYFYTAVTFDPDSIATNLQKNGAFIPGVRPGQSTSEYIAKILNRITLFGALFLGAIAVLPLIMQGLTGITTLAIGGTALLIVVSVVLDLVKKIDAQVSMREY; encoded by the coding sequence ATGGACGCATTCATAAACAAGCTCAAAATCATAATCGGCGACAGGGCTCTTTTAAAGCGCATCCTTTTTGTTGTTTTTATGTTGTTTGTTTTCCGTGTCTTGGCAGCTATTCCAATTCCTGGTGTTGACCCACTTCGTCTTGCTCAGTTTTTTGATCAGAGTCAGTTTCTAGGATTGCTTAATATTTTTTCTGGAGGTGGTTTAGCTACTTTATCGATTGTTATGCTTGGTGTTGGACCGTACATCACAGCGTCAATCATCATGCAGCTTTTGACAATAATGGTGCCAAGTTTAAAGCAGATGTACCACGAAGAAGGTGATTTGGGGCGCCGTAAGTTTACACAATACTCACGACTCATAACTCTCCCTCTCGCACTTATCCAAGGTTTTAGCTTGCTCGTTTTGCTTGAAAGACAGGGAATAGTTGAACATCTTACAATCTTTAGTCAGATGACTAATCTCATTGTTATCACCGCCGGTACAGTCTTATTGATGTGGCTCGGTGAACTTATTTCTCAGTACGGTATTGGTAACGGAGTTTCATTGATTATTTTTGCCGGTATTGTTTCTAGTATACCTTCAAGTATTAGCCAAATATTATTCACCTTTGATGTTTCTCAGATTCCTCTATATCTAGCCTTTTTGTTCGCAGGACTTTTGATAGTTGCTGGTGTTGTCTTTGTGACAGAAGCAGAGCGCCCACTTCCAGTAACGTACGCAAAGCGTGTTCGTGGAGCAAAAATGTTTGGTGGAGTTTCAACATATTTGCCTTTGCGAATAAACCAAGCTGGTGTTATTCCAATAATTTTCGCCCTATCAATTCTTCTTTTCCCTCAGATGATTGGTGCGTTTTTGGCAACATTCAGTAACGGGATAGTTCAGAAAATTTCTTCAATTTTACTTTCGTTTTCTCAGAACAGCTGGCTTTACGGAATCTTCTACTTCGTTTTTGTTTTTCTTTTCACTTACTTTTATACAGCGGTTACTTTCGACCCAGATTCAATTGCAACCAATTTGCAAAAGAACGGAGCATTTATTCCTGGTGTTCGCCCTGGTCAATCAACGTCTGAGTATATTGCAAAGATTCTAAATCGAATCACCCTTTTTGGTGCACTTTTCCTTGGCGCTATCGCTGTTTTGCCACTTATAATGCAAGGTCTTACTGGTATCACGACACTCGCAATCGGTGGTACTGCACTCCTTATTGTTGTTTCTGTTGTTCTTGATTTGGTTAAAAAAATCGACGCTCAGGTTTCAATGAGAGAGTACTAA
- a CDS encoding 30S ribosomal protein S5: MTNEETTKEEIVNADVAAVIPDAVAPVTATTEERPKTRNDFSGRRDAGKKKGGSRPFRKGFERVKPEFDHKIINIRRVARVVAGGRRFSFSVVLVAGDRKGTVGVGMGKAGDTALAIEKAMRSAKKNMFKIALNKKMSIPHDVEAKYSSGTVMLMPNKSRGLIAGSAVRIVADLGGVKDITGKVFSGSKNSLNIAMATVKALKMLKTTRTHAVVLEDKTNK, from the coding sequence ATGACGAACGAAGAAACAACTAAAGAAGAAATTGTAAACGCTGACGTAGCGGCTGTTATTCCTGATGCAGTAGCACCAGTTACAGCAACGACAGAGGAGCGTCCTAAGACAAGAAACGATTTCTCTGGGCGTCGAGATGCCGGAAAAAAGAAAGGTGGCTCACGTCCATTTAGAAAAGGCTTTGAAAGAGTTAAGCCAGAGTTTGATCACAAAATAATAAATATTCGTCGTGTTGCTCGTGTTGTGGCAGGAGGTCGCCGCTTTAGTTTTAGCGTTGTTCTTGTTGCTGGAGATCGAAAGGGAACAGTTGGTGTTGGTATGGGTAAGGCCGGAGATACAGCACTCGCAATCGAAAAGGCAATGCGCTCCGCTAAGAAGAATATGTTCAAGATTGCCTTAAACAAGAAAATGTCTATTCCTCATGATGTTGAAGCAAAATATTCAAGTGGTACGGTTATGCTTATGCCAAACAAATCTCGTGGACTTATTGCTGGTTCGGCTGTACGTATTGTCGCCGATTTGGGAGGAGTTAAGGATATTACTGGAAAAGTTTTTTCCGGAAGTAAGAACTCATTGAATATTGCCATGGCAACAGTTAAAGCGTTGAAAATGTTGAAAACAACAAGAACACACGCAGTTGTTCTAGAGGATAAGACGAATAAATAA
- a CDS encoding uL15 family ribosomal protein: MQTHNVKRNTKNRKNPAVGRGGKRGKTSGRGTKGQKARAGNKRRPQMRDTIKKIPKRRGYGMNRARTVNSSVVPAAVVNIDLLEKRFQAGSVITPEVLVENKLIRRVSGKFPPVKILARGTLTKNFSFKGCLVSAKAKEIIETVGGTVA, translated from the coding sequence ATGCAAACTCATAACGTAAAAAGAAATACCAAGAATAGAAAGAACCCAGCTGTTGGGCGTGGTGGAAAGCGTGGAAAGACTTCTGGTCGTGGTACTAAGGGTCAGAAGGCGCGTGCAGGAAACAAGAGACGCCCACAGATGAGAGATACAATTAAGAAAATTCCAAAGCGTCGTGGATATGGTATGAACCGTGCTCGCACAGTTAACTCCTCGGTTGTTCCAGCAGCTGTTGTGAATATTGATCTTCTTGAAAAGAGATTCCAGGCTGGTTCAGTAATAACTCCAGAAGTTCTTGTAGAAAATAAGCTTATCAGACGAGTTTCAGGAAAATTCCCTCCAGTTAAGATTTTAGCTAGAGGAACACTCACAAAGAATTTTTCTTTCAAGGGTTGTTTAGTTTCAGCAAAAGCCAAAGAAATAATCGAAACAGTCGGGGGAACAGTAGCCTAA
- a CDS encoding type Z 30S ribosomal protein S14, which produces MAKTSTRVRALKTPKFSTRKVNRCFRCGRKRAFMRDFGLCRICFRELANDGKLPGIKKSSW; this is translated from the coding sequence ATGGCAAAAACATCAACACGTGTTAGGGCGTTAAAGACGCCAAAATTCAGCACACGAAAAGTAAATCGTTGTTTTCGTTGTGGTCGAAAGCGTGCTTTTATGCGCGATTTTGGTCTTTGCCGTATTTGTTTCCGTGAATTAGCCAACGATGGAAAATTGCCTGGTATTAAGAAATCATCCTGGTAA
- a CDS encoding nucleoside monophosphate kinase, which produces MDLQTFIFIGRSGCGKGTQVELLKKYVEEHDSEKRPSYYLETGARFRDFLSKDGYSNVLAREIAEKAELQPSFLAVWMWANNFLENIKGGEHIFIDGTPRTLPETYILETALNFYNRGRAKVIYLNVSREESEKRLALRGRNDDKKIGDIEKRLNWFDSDVVPAVMYLSQSKNHDFFDIDAEQSVEDVYKEIIAKIFNV; this is translated from the coding sequence ATGGATTTACAAACTTTTATATTTATCGGCCGCTCTGGATGTGGCAAAGGAACCCAAGTTGAGTTGTTGAAAAAATATGTGGAGGAACATGATTCTGAAAAGAGACCGAGTTATTATCTTGAAACAGGCGCGCGCTTTAGAGACTTTCTTTCCAAGGATGGATACTCAAATGTTTTGGCTAGGGAAATTGCCGAGAAAGCTGAATTACAACCATCTTTTTTGGCTGTTTGGATGTGGGCAAATAATTTTTTGGAGAATATAAAAGGAGGCGAACATATTTTTATTGATGGCACACCAAGAACGTTACCTGAGACATATATCTTGGAGACGGCGTTAAATTTCTACAATCGTGGGAGGGCCAAGGTAATCTACCTTAATGTTTCTCGTGAGGAATCAGAAAAAAGACTTGCTCTTCGAGGAAGAAATGATGATAAAAAAATTGGTGACATCGAGAAAAGACTTAATTGGTTTGATAGCGATGTTGTTCCTGCTGTTATGTATTTGAGTCAGAGCAAAAATCATGATTTTTTTGACATAGATGCTGAACAGTCAGTGGAAGATGTTTACAAGGAGATTATTGCAAAAATTTTTAATGTCTAA
- the rplF gene encoding 50S ribosomal protein L6 — translation MSRLGKQIIAIPEKTTITMDGNKVTVKGPLGELSRVFRDSEITINIADTVTLVPKRNDVFTRALWGTYASHIKNMLEGVNKPYEKKLILEGVGFKSEVAGTSLNLALGFSHGVKMPIPEGLAVKAEKNVITVSGIDKEKVGQFASQIRGMKKPEPYKGKGFRYEGEVIRRKQGKKSA, via the coding sequence ATGAGTAGATTAGGAAAACAAATTATCGCAATCCCTGAGAAAACCACTATCACAATGGATGGTAATAAGGTTACGGTTAAGGGTCCTTTGGGAGAACTCTCCCGTGTTTTTCGTGATAGTGAAATAACAATAAACATTGCCGATACCGTTACCTTGGTTCCAAAAAGAAATGACGTTTTCACACGTGCTCTTTGGGGAACCTATGCCTCACACATAAAAAACATGCTCGAGGGTGTTAACAAGCCTTACGAAAAGAAACTTATTCTTGAAGGAGTTGGTTTTAAGTCAGAGGTTGCAGGAACATCTCTTAATCTTGCCCTCGGTTTTTCTCATGGAGTTAAAATGCCAATCCCAGAAGGTCTTGCTGTAAAAGCCGAGAAAAATGTTATTACGGTTTCTGGTATTGATAAAGAAAAGGTTGGCCAATTTGCCTCACAGATTCGTGGAATGAAGAAGCCAGAACCTTATAAAGGAAAAGGTTTCCGTTATGAGGGTGAAGTTATTCGCCGAAAGCAGGGCAAAAAATCGGCATAA
- the rplP gene encoding 50S ribosomal protein L16, whose amino-acid sequence MLFPKKVKYRKWQTTRKNPAKLKVETRGLSLSYGAFGLKAQTEARVESKQIEAARRAMSRALGKTGRIWIRIFPDRPITAKAAEVPMGKGKGDPKGYCFQVKPGRILFEVDGVVESVAREALRKGGTKLPLKTKFMSRAGMV is encoded by the coding sequence ATGTTATTCCCTAAAAAAGTTAAATACCGTAAGTGGCAGACGACAAGAAAGAATCCTGCTAAGTTAAAAGTGGAGACACGTGGTCTTTCTCTTTCTTATGGCGCCTTTGGTTTGAAAGCTCAGACTGAAGCTCGTGTTGAAAGCAAGCAGATTGAAGCTGCTCGTCGTGCAATGTCACGTGCTCTTGGTAAAACTGGTCGTATTTGGATTCGTATTTTCCCTGACCGACCAATAACAGCGAAAGCAGCTGAAGTTCCTATGGGTAAAGGAAAAGGAGATCCAAAGGGATACTGCTTCCAGGTAAAACCAGGAAGGATTTTGTTTGAAGTTGATGGTGTGGTAGAGTCAGTCGCTCGAGAGGCTTTGCGTAAAGGAGGTACAAAACTTCCTCTTAAGACCAAGTTCATGAGTCGCGCAGGGATGGTTTAA
- the rplR gene encoding 50S ribosomal protein L18 gives MKKGNSKTELRARRHKKIRSQVSGTIERPRLAVYKSNQYLYAQVIDDVSGKTIAQASDITMKGKTKTERAKQVGVEIAKNALAKKVSKVVFDRGGFSYTGRIKMLAEAAREGGLQF, from the coding sequence ATGAAAAAAGGAAATTCAAAAACTGAACTTCGAGCGAGACGACACAAAAAAATTCGTTCTCAAGTTTCTGGCACAATCGAGCGCCCACGTCTCGCTGTATATAAATCAAACCAGTATCTTTATGCTCAGGTTATTGACGATGTTTCTGGTAAGACAATTGCCCAAGCCTCAGATATTACAATGAAGGGAAAGACAAAAACCGAAAGAGCAAAGCAGGTTGGTGTTGAAATAGCAAAAAATGCTCTCGCTAAAAAGGTTAGCAAGGTCGTTTTCGATAGGGGCGGATTTAGTTACACTGGACGTATTAAGATGCTTGCCGAAGCGGCTCGCGAAGGTGGTCTTCAATTTTAA
- the rpsQ gene encoding 30S ribosomal protein S17 has protein sequence MKKATEQKKTKVFKGKVISDKMDKTVVVLVERYVKHAKYGKFMNITKHYKAHDEENAFKVGDVVEIEETRPISKDKTFKVRTTK, from the coding sequence ATGAAAAAAGCTACTGAACAAAAGAAGACAAAGGTTTTTAAAGGAAAGGTTATTTCCGACAAGATGGATAAAACCGTGGTTGTTCTTGTTGAGCGATACGTGAAGCATGCTAAGTATGGTAAGTTCATGAATATAACCAAGCACTACAAAGCTCACGATGAGGAGAATGCTTTTAAGGTTGGAGATGTGGTTGAAATAGAGGAGACCCGCCCAATATCAAAAGATAAGACTTTTAAGGTGCGCACCACAAAATAA